A genomic segment from Methanolobus zinderi encodes:
- a CDS encoding UbiX family flavin prenyltransferase, protein MEIVIGISGASGSMYGIRLLEILSKMDIVTHLVITKAARQIIEIETDYSVIEIEDLASHVYMEGEFTAPIASGSHRFAGMIVAPCSMKTLGEIAGGMSDNLLGRAADVCLKEKRKLVLMPRETPLNQIHLENMLKLERAGAIILPACPGFYSRPQSIDDLINSMAGRALDLLGIDNEVYKRWG, encoded by the coding sequence ATGGAAATAGTTATCGGAATCAGTGGTGCATCAGGGTCCATGTATGGTATAAGATTGCTTGAGATCCTTTCGAAGATGGATATTGTAACTCACCTTGTGATCACAAAAGCTGCAAGACAGATAATCGAAATAGAGACCGATTATTCCGTTATAGAGATAGAGGATCTGGCAAGTCATGTTTACATGGAAGGCGAGTTCACCGCGCCTATTGCAAGCGGTTCTCACAGATTCGCAGGTATGATAGTTGCTCCATGCAGCATGAAAACACTGGGCGAGATCGCAGGCGGTATGTCGGACAATCTCCTGGGACGGGCTGCGGATGTATGCCTGAAAGAGAAGAGAAAGCTTGTGCTTATGCCAAGGGAAACACCACTCAACCAGATCCATCTTGAGAACATGCTCAAGCTTGAGAGAGCCGGTGCTATAATACTTCCCGCATGTCCGGGCTTCTATTCAAGACCACAATCAATAGACGATCTTATAAATTCGATGGCAGGGCGTGCTCTTGATCTGCTCGGTATCGATAACGAAGTTTACAAACGCTGGGGATAG
- a CDS encoding HD domain-containing protein encodes MKVIRDPIHGYIELDELTLSLIDSPPLQRLRRISQLGLSNLVYPGANHTRFEHSLGVMHLANILTSGIDTVSRDEKQELKVAALLHDIGHAPFSHVTEGLVKHYTRQGHEDIKEIMKRTEIADILDSHGINLSKVENHIQGKTDFGKILNSEIDVDKMDYLVRDSHYTGVAFGLVDHMRLINEMQFYENNLVVTEGGVKAAESLLVSRFLMHPSVYYHHVSRIAETMFTRAVDDLIQQGVLEPSELRRMDDSRTFEMIRNNGGYAAELASKLDDRKLYKRALYVGFDEVGEGVLRHRKNVRRIEAEIADMVGINSREVLIDIPRDPEIVEMKALVKVNGRMLRLDETSHVVATLEQAHMDNWKMGVYTTKEHREKVGKAARDFFDVKKTVKQFRLTELEG; translated from the coding sequence ATGAAAGTCATCCGTGATCCCATTCATGGTTACATCGAACTTGACGAACTGACACTCTCTCTTATTGACTCTCCCCCATTGCAGCGTCTTCGTCGAATAAGCCAGTTAGGACTTTCTAACCTTGTATATCCGGGAGCCAATCACACACGTTTTGAGCATTCGCTCGGGGTCATGCATCTTGCAAACATACTTACTTCCGGCATTGATACGGTCAGCCGGGATGAGAAACAGGAACTGAAGGTCGCTGCATTATTGCACGACATCGGTCACGCCCCCTTCTCGCACGTCACAGAGGGTCTGGTTAAGCATTATACAAGACAGGGGCATGAGGACATCAAAGAGATAATGAAAAGGACCGAGATCGCGGATATATTGGATAGCCACGGTATCAATCTTTCAAAGGTCGAGAATCATATACAGGGGAAGACGGACTTTGGGAAAATACTCAACAGCGAGATCGATGTTGACAAGATGGACTATCTTGTAAGGGATTCTCATTATACTGGTGTGGCTTTTGGTCTTGTGGACCACATGAGGCTCATCAATGAGATGCAGTTCTATGAGAACAACCTTGTAGTCACCGAAGGCGGTGTCAAGGCTGCGGAATCGCTGCTTGTCTCACGTTTTCTGATGCATCCTTCTGTTTATTATCATCACGTTTCCAGGATAGCGGAAACCATGTTCACAAGGGCGGTGGATGATCTGATTCAGCAGGGCGTACTTGAGCCATCTGAGCTGAGGAGGATGGATGATTCAAGAACATTTGAGATGATCCGAAATAATGGGGGCTATGCTGCCGAGCTTGCATCCAAACTTGATGACAGGAAATTGTACAAGAGAGCCCTGTATGTGGGTTTTGATGAAGTAGGAGAAGGAGTGCTCAGGCACCGGAAGAACGTCAGGCGTATAGAAGCTGAGATTGCCGATATGGTGGGAATCAACAGCAGGGAGGTTCTGATCGATATTCCCAGAGATCCTGAGATCGTTGAAATGAAAGCCCTCGTAAAGGTGAATGGCAGGATGCTCCGCCTGGATGAAACCTCACATGTGGTGGCAACCCTTGAGCAGGCACACATGGATAACTGGAAAATGGGTGTCTACACCACCAAGGAGCACCGTGAGAAGGTAGGAAAGGCCGCCAGGGATTTCTTCGATGTAAAAAAGACCGTAAAACAGTTCCGTTTAACGGAGCTGGAGGGTTAG
- a CDS encoding winged helix-turn-helix domain-containing protein/riboflavin kinase, producing the protein MYTIRSLKSLALLEAIEKPVKISSSEFKHHISASSKTAARVLKQLEEDGYIGRQLVAGGQMVQLTEAGVEILKREYTDYQQIFCREHEDLELYGHVITGLGEGQYYIAKEGYMSQFREKLDFRPFPGTLNVRLKDQSAQLRDNMDMIQPMVVHGFNDGERSFGGVKCYSVEIEGIKGAAIIPDRTHYPTDLLEIIAPLKLRETLDISDGDEVRIVVKNPQRCE; encoded by the coding sequence ATGTATACAATACGATCCCTGAAAAGTCTGGCACTGCTTGAAGCTATTGAAAAACCCGTAAAGATATCATCCAGTGAGTTTAAGCACCATATATCCGCAAGTTCAAAAACCGCTGCAAGGGTGCTCAAACAACTGGAAGAGGATGGTTATATCGGAAGACAGCTTGTTGCGGGCGGACAGATGGTCCAGCTGACTGAAGCAGGAGTCGAGATCCTGAAAAGGGAATATACCGATTATCAGCAGATATTCTGCAGGGAACATGAGGACCTTGAACTCTACGGACATGTGATCACAGGTCTTGGGGAAGGACAGTACTACATTGCAAAGGAAGGCTATATGTCCCAGTTCAGGGAAAAACTTGATTTCAGACCATTCCCGGGGACACTTAATGTGAGACTCAAAGATCAGAGTGCACAGTTACGCGACAACATGGACATGATACAGCCCATGGTCGTCCATGGTTTCAATGACGGTGAGAGAAGCTTTGGAGGGGTCAAATGTTATTCTGTGGAAATAGAAGGCATAAAAGGTGCGGCAATAATCCCTGACAGGACACATTATCCCACAGACCTTTTAGAGATTATCGCACCGCTTAAACTGCGGGAAACGCTCGATATAAGTGACGGCGACGAAGTAAGGATAGTGGTGAAGAACCCTCAAAGATGTGAGTGA
- the ribB gene encoding 3,4-dihydroxy-2-butanone-4-phosphate synthase, giving the protein MSDTMDSGANGYSENIRRAITALQNGEMILLFDLEGREAETDFTIPAMAVKPSDVRWMRKDAGGLICVALDPDASEELGLPLMADIIREANQQNISLGKVVEKGGDLKYDSRSSFSIWVNHRDTRTGIPDNDRALTINKLGEVVDKTLNGEEIHFGSEFRTPGHVATLRAAKGLVHERMGQTELSITLAKIAGITPAMVVCEMLDDDTGRALEKDDAKQYGIDNDIVFVEGEEVVEAYEIWLRSQTQKN; this is encoded by the coding sequence GTGAGTGATACAATGGATTCAGGTGCAAACGGATACAGTGAGAATATAAGAAGAGCCATCACCGCTCTTCAGAACGGTGAGATGATACTGCTTTTTGACCTTGAGGGACGTGAGGCTGAAACCGACTTCACCATTCCGGCAATGGCTGTCAAGCCCTCTGATGTCAGATGGATGCGCAAAGATGCGGGAGGTCTTATCTGCGTTGCCCTGGACCCGGACGCTTCGGAGGAACTTGGTCTGCCCCTTATGGCCGATATAATAAGAGAGGCAAACCAGCAGAACATCTCACTGGGCAAGGTCGTGGAAAAGGGCGGGGACCTCAAGTACGATTCCCGTTCTTCATTTTCCATCTGGGTTAACCACAGGGATACAAGAACCGGAATCCCGGACAACGACCGTGCACTTACCATCAACAAACTGGGAGAGGTTGTTGACAAAACCCTGAACGGCGAAGAGATTCACTTCGGCAGTGAGTTCAGGACTCCCGGACATGTTGCAACCCTGCGCGCTGCAAAGGGACTGGTACATGAACGCATGGGGCAGACAGAGCTCTCCATAACCCTTGCGAAAATAGCAGGCATAACACCTGCAATGGTTGTCTGTGAGATGCTTGACGACGATACCGGCAGAGCACTCGAGAAAGATGATGCAAAGCAGTACGGAATTGATAATGACATAGTCTTTGTTGAAGGCGAGGAAGTTGTCGAAGCATATGAGATCTGGCTGCGTTCACAGACTCAGAAAAACTAA
- a CDS encoding fasciclin domain-containing protein yields the protein MAELNNLIDTAREKGSFPTLLKAAEILGLLDKYRNEGPYTVFAPVESAFDPIPDDVIDESFEDHEYLLGIINYHIAKGKYTTEDLKNLNSLETVSGNNLKISSNGGIKVDTARIIESDIECTNGIIHAIDEILVP from the coding sequence ATGGCGGAATTAAACAATCTTATCGATACTGCAAGAGAAAAGGGTTCTTTCCCTACATTGCTCAAGGCTGCTGAAATACTAGGTCTCCTTGATAAGTACAGAAACGAAGGGCCTTATACTGTGTTTGCACCGGTTGAGTCTGCTTTTGACCCGATACCTGATGACGTCATCGATGAATCCTTCGAGGATCATGAATATCTTCTGGGAATCATAAATTATCATATAGCAAAGGGAAAATACACCACTGAAGATCTTAAAAATCTGAATTCCCTTGAAACTGTCAGTGGCAACAACCTTAAAATAAGTTCAAATGGCGGGATAAAGGTCGACACAGCCAGGATAATCGAATCTGATATCGAGTGCACAAACGGTATCATACATGCCATTGACGAGATACTTGTGCCATAA